One Salvia splendens isolate huo1 chromosome 12, SspV2, whole genome shotgun sequence genomic window carries:
- the LOC121758814 gene encoding zinc finger protein ENHYDROUS-like produces MVEMEISSPTRNGAKSEQLAEAAPPVKRRRNLPGMPDPDSEVIALSPKTLLATNRFVCEICSKGFQRDQNLQLHRRGHNLPWKLRQRTSKEVRKRVYVCPEATCVHHEPTRALGDLTGIKKHFCRKHGEKKYKCERCSKKYAVQSDCKAHMKTCGSREYRCDCGTLFSRRDSFITHRAFCDALALEISRPQPDIKGGGDVEPSPPPPAASSPPQPPLTPSTLVLSPVLSIQSSAGLPENHQTIHLQPPPSTAPTTTAAAVPSSSSASSSHIPPNGGVMPIMLNASTPPAFSSPAISLSLSSLFQSPSQNPPRSHYAAAHQPALSATALLQKAAQMGSTSSKSSLLHGLWLSGPTPSDSPTPDNDCIKLESSSLASGLGLSPGASGFTELMISPPTTLDFLGLGMPAGEAPSDGFSAFFSSIGGRLHHMPPPAAPFAPVRAAGDTWDEAQDRKPSML; encoded by the exons ATGGTAGAAATGGAGATTTCATCACCGACTCGGAACGGAGCGAAATCGGAGCAGCTGGCGGAAGCAGCTCCACCGGTGAAGAGGAGGCGGAATCTTCCTGGAATGCCTG ATCCGGATTCGGAGGTGATTGCGTTGTCGCCGAAGACGCTGCTGGCGACGAATAGATTCGTGTGCGAGATCTGCAGCAAAGGCTTCCAGCGCGACCAGAATCTGCAGCTGCACCGGCGCGGTCACAACCTGCCGTGGAAGCTGCGGCAGCGCACGAGCAAGGAGGTGCGGAAGCGCGTGTACGTGTGCCCGGAGGCGACGTGCGTCCACCACGAGCCGACGAGGGCGCTCGGCGACCTCACCGGGATAAAAAAGCACTTCTGCCGGAAACACGGCGAGAAGAAGTACAAATGCGAGCGCTGCTCCAAGAAATACGCCGTCCAGTCCGATTGCAAGGCGCACATGAAAACTTGCGGCTCTCGGGAATACCGTTGCGACTGCGGCACTTTGTTTTCGAg GAGGGATAGTTTTATCACGCATAGAGCGTTTTGCGATGCGTTGGCGCTGGAGATTAGCCGTCCGCAGCCTGACATAAAAGGCGGCGGAGATGTTGAGCCCTCGCCACCGCCTCCTGCTGCTTCCAGTCCGCCGCAACCGCCGCTGACTCCGTCTACTCTAGTGCTGTCTCCGGTGCTGTCCATACAAAGTTCCG CTGGATTGCCGGAGAATCATCAGACAATCCACTTACAACCACCACCATCAACAGCacccaccaccaccgccgccgccgtccCAAGCAGCTCTTCCGCCTCGAGCAGCCACATTCCCCCAAACGGAGGCGTTATGCCTATTATGCTAAACGCATCAACACCACCAGCCTTCTCTTCACCAGCTATATCACTCTCACTATCATCCCTCTTCCAATCCCCATCACAAAACCCCCCACGATCACACTACGCCGCCGCGCACCAGCCGGCTCTCTCCGCCACTGCATTGCTCCAGAAAGCGGCGCAGATGGGCTCCACCTCCTCCAAGTCATCCCTCCTCCACGGCCTCTGGCTATCGGGCCCGACCCCATCCGACTCTCCAACACCCGACAACGACTGCATCAAGCTCGAAAGCAGCTCCTTGGCATCCGGCCTCGGCCTCTCCCCCGGTGCCTCGGGTTTTACTGAGCTCATGATAAGCCCGCCCACCACTCTTGATTTCCTTGGGCTGGGAATGCCGGCCGGTGAAGCCCCTTCCGATGGCTTCTCCGCCTTCTTCAGCTCCATCGGTGGCCGCCTTCATCACATGCCGCCGCCTGCCGCTCCCTTTGCGCCGGTGAGAGCGGCCGGAGACACTTGGGATGAGGCGCAAGATAGGAAGCCTTCCATGCTATAG